A genomic segment from Dietzia psychralcaliphila encodes:
- the murA gene encoding UDP-N-acetylglucosamine 1-carboxyvinyltransferase, with protein MSGNPTSREESFLVTGGTRLVGEVSVAGAKNSVLKLMAVALMAEGRTTLTNCPDISDVPAMADVLRHLGCTVEIADGTVVIDTPADLGHVSDDTAAQRLRASVCILGPLVGRHHRAELAMPGGDAIGDRPLNWHREALEKLGATTRMDHGRLVAEATALKGARYTLEFPSVGATETFLFGAVLAEGTSTLVNAAREPEIVDICDLLSKMGAQISGAGTSTITIEGVGSLSPVSHRVIGDRIVAATWAMGAVMTRGDVTVTGIDPMFIHVVLENLRGAGAQVSTGADWVRVTQEGRPRARDVRTLPFPGFPTDLQPMAIALASVADGASVITENLFEARFRFVEEMVRMGVDAETDGHHAKIRGRERLDSATVWASDIRAGAGLVLAGMCGDAVTEVCEIFHIDRGYPDFMEKVRFLGGRIERVDTNR; from the coding sequence GTGAGCGGTAACCCCACGTCCCGCGAGGAGAGCTTCCTCGTCACCGGCGGAACCAGACTGGTCGGCGAGGTCTCTGTCGCCGGCGCGAAGAACAGCGTGCTGAAGCTGATGGCGGTGGCACTGATGGCCGAGGGGCGGACCACCCTGACCAATTGCCCGGACATCTCCGATGTGCCCGCGATGGCCGACGTCCTGCGGCACCTCGGATGCACGGTCGAGATCGCCGACGGCACGGTGGTGATCGACACGCCGGCGGACCTGGGACACGTGTCCGACGACACGGCGGCCCAGCGCCTCCGGGCCTCCGTCTGCATCCTGGGACCACTGGTCGGTCGCCACCACCGGGCGGAACTGGCGATGCCGGGTGGTGACGCGATCGGGGACAGGCCCCTCAACTGGCACCGTGAGGCGCTCGAGAAGCTGGGCGCCACCACCAGGATGGACCACGGTCGCCTGGTCGCCGAGGCCACCGCACTGAAGGGCGCCCGTTACACACTCGAGTTCCCGTCGGTGGGAGCCACGGAGACGTTCCTGTTCGGTGCCGTGCTGGCGGAGGGGACGTCAACCCTCGTCAACGCGGCGCGCGAGCCGGAGATCGTGGACATCTGCGACCTGCTGTCCAAGATGGGCGCCCAGATCAGCGGTGCGGGGACGAGCACGATCACCATCGAGGGGGTCGGGTCGTTGAGCCCGGTGAGTCATCGGGTGATCGGCGACCGGATCGTCGCGGCGACCTGGGCGATGGGTGCGGTGATGACCCGCGGCGACGTGACGGTCACCGGTATCGACCCGATGTTCATCCACGTGGTGTTGGAGAACCTCCGGGGAGCAGGAGCCCAGGTCTCGACCGGGGCGGACTGGGTGCGGGTCACCCAGGAGGGACGTCCTCGTGCACGGGACGTGCGCACCCTGCCGTTCCCCGGATTCCCGACCGACCTCCAGCCGATGGCGATCGCCCTCGCCTCCGTTGCGGACGGCGCGTCGGTGATCACCGAGAACCTCTTCGAGGCGCGCTTCCGCTTCGTGGAGGAGATGGTGCGCATGGGAGTGGACGCCGAGACCGACGGGCACCACGCCAAGATCCGGGGACGCGAACGACTGGACTCCGCCACCGTGTGGGCCAGTGACATCCGCGCCGGCGCAGGGCTCGTCCTTGCAGGCATGTGCGGGGACGCCGTGACCGAGGTTTGCGAGATCTTCCACATCGACCGCGGATACCCCGACTTCATGGAGAAGGTGCGATTTCTGGGCGGCCGGATCGAGCGAGTCGATACCAACCGGTGA
- a CDS encoding arsenic resistance protein gives MNGALGRLTLERRQVWIYAGSIAAGLALGSATSGFGQIAEPLLWPVLALLLYATTLQVPLLHLLSATRDIRFTGAALLGNFVLSPLVVWAMVSFLPDDPAIRLGVLLVLLVPCTDWFISFTQIAGGDVPRAVAVTPVNLALQLLLLPLYLLVMARAEVSGLVSFDVVAPAMLVVAMPLIAAALTERWIDARPARHEVRDRWAWAPIPLLASVVFLIAITQAETVLSALDVLPVVVPVFVAFLVAAVLTAKLLAITFSLPGEQGRTLAFGLGTRNSFVVLPLALALPQGLEVAAVVIVAQSLVELLGMIFFLWLIPLVFRTDSRVTPGK, from the coding sequence GTGAACGGTGCGCTGGGTCGGCTCACACTTGAGCGCCGGCAGGTGTGGATCTATGCCGGCTCTATCGCCGCTGGTCTCGCACTGGGGAGCGCAACATCTGGATTCGGGCAGATCGCCGAGCCGCTGCTGTGGCCGGTCCTCGCCCTACTGCTCTACGCTACGACTCTTCAGGTACCACTGCTGCACCTGCTCTCTGCTACGCGCGACATCCGCTTCACCGGAGCAGCCCTCCTGGGCAATTTCGTTCTGTCGCCACTCGTGGTGTGGGCGATGGTGTCGTTCCTTCCCGACGACCCTGCGATTCGTCTGGGCGTGCTCTTGGTGCTGCTGGTGCCGTGTACCGACTGGTTCATCAGCTTCACCCAGATCGCAGGCGGGGATGTTCCGCGGGCCGTCGCGGTGACCCCGGTCAACCTGGCTCTCCAGCTCCTTCTACTACCTCTCTACCTGCTGGTGATGGCGCGAGCGGAGGTCAGCGGACTGGTCTCGTTCGATGTGGTCGCGCCGGCGATGCTCGTCGTGGCCATGCCGCTGATCGCAGCTGCGCTCACAGAACGGTGGATCGACGCTCGTCCGGCTCGTCACGAGGTGCGGGATAGGTGGGCCTGGGCGCCTATTCCTCTCCTGGCGAGCGTCGTGTTCCTCATCGCGATCACTCAGGCCGAGACCGTGCTCAGCGCACTCGACGTACTTCCCGTCGTAGTCCCGGTCTTCGTGGCCTTCCTGGTCGCGGCCGTTTTGACCGCCAAGTTGCTCGCCATCACGTTCTCCCTGCCAGGCGAACAGGGCCGGACACTGGCGTTTGGTCTGGGAACCAGGAATTCCTTCGTCGTGCTACCACTCGCACTGGCACTGCCTCAGGGGCTCGAGGTCGCTGCGGTGGTGATCGTGGCGCAGTCCCTGGTCGAGCTCCTCGGAATGATCTTCTTCCTGTGGTTGATCCCGCTCGTCTTCAGGACGGACTCGCGCGTCACACCGGGGAAGTGA
- the istB gene encoding IS21-like element helper ATPase IstB has product MSTPTTTPAVPLPEDLTAVLKRMRMPYLRAAAPEVLATARAQRWDPTELLRVLLAEEIRGRDEATKAARRKAAGLPAGKTFDSWREADSSIPAPTQSALAGLEWVHRAENLAISGPSGTGKTHFVEALAHNVIDAGMRVSWFTLESLTEALARANVDGSAGKVIARITRAELIVVDDIGMLPAGQAAAEAFYRLVDATYERRSLAVTSNLHPAGFDTFMPKTLATAAVDRLLHHAHVIITEGTSLRLAEATAGKGVVPLH; this is encoded by the coding sequence ATGAGCACACCGACAACCACGCCGGCGGTGCCACTGCCCGAGGACCTGACCGCGGTACTCAAACGAATGCGCATGCCCTACCTGCGGGCCGCCGCCCCCGAGGTCCTGGCCACCGCCCGAGCCCAACGCTGGGACCCCACCGAACTGCTGCGGGTCCTGCTCGCCGAGGAGATCCGCGGACGAGACGAGGCCACCAAAGCCGCCCGCCGCAAGGCCGCCGGACTCCCCGCCGGCAAGACGTTCGACTCCTGGCGCGAAGCCGACTCCTCCATCCCCGCGCCGACCCAGTCAGCGCTCGCCGGACTGGAATGGGTCCACCGAGCCGAGAACCTCGCCATCAGTGGCCCCTCAGGCACCGGAAAGACGCACTTCGTCGAGGCCCTCGCCCACAACGTCATCGACGCCGGCATGCGGGTCTCCTGGTTCACCCTCGAATCACTGACCGAAGCCCTGGCACGCGCCAACGTGGACGGCTCCGCCGGCAAAGTCATCGCCCGCATCACCCGCGCCGAGCTCATCGTCGTCGACGACATCGGGATGCTGCCCGCAGGTCAAGCCGCCGCAGAGGCGTTCTACCGCCTGGTCGATGCCACCTACGAACGCCGCAGCCTGGCGGTCACCAGCAACCTGCACCCCGCGGGATTCGACACCTTCATGCCCAAAACCCTGGCCACCGCCGCCGTGGACCGACTACTGCATCACGCCCACGTCATCATCACCGAGGGCACCTCCCTCCGGCTCGCCGAAGCCACCGCCGGCAAGGGGGTGGTCCCATTGCACTAA